The DNA window CATAGTCGCCGTCTATGATATGGCGCGTCGGCGGATAGCCTTCGGCCATGCCGCCTGAGTTGGCGACGACTGCCCTGAAATATTTGTGGCCACGCGCATTATCAAGCGCGGCAACGGCATAGACGTTGGAAGATCCGCGCGAAAAACCGTGCAACAGCACGTGGCCGGGCTTTGCCCCCAGCGCGGGCAACGTCTGGTCGAGCGCGCGGTAAATATCCTGCGGTGCCAGATAATCAGCCGTGTCGTCGCCCGTGCCCAGCCACCATTGGACTTCAACCAGCCCGATCTTGCCACCCTGCAGAAACGGCGCCCACAGTGCGAATTCGTCCGTCGCAAGACCATGCGTGCCCGGCATCGACACAATCCAGTCAGAAGGGGTTACACCCGCAGGGGTCCAGACAAGGAAAAAACCGCGCCCGTCAGGCATTGCGACAGCGCGCGCCTGCATGCCCGCCGGCGGTTGGTGCCGTGCATCGCGCTGTGCCTGTGCGAGCAGCGCCTTGCTGCCTTCCGTCCAGTCTGCGCGCGCGGCGGAGCCGCCAAGGCACAAGACAATCATTGTGAGGCATATAAAAATAGATTTCATGCTAACGCCTTTCCTGCCGCGCCATTTTAGCATCCGGTTCGTATCCGCATAGGGGCGACTTGAATGCATATATTGCATTTGCTATAATTGGCGCATATGCAAATAAGGATTTAATGCAAATGACCAAGCCCGCCCGCCCCGAACGCTGGATTTTCATGATCGACGAAAACGCGACGCCGGCGCAAACCAATGCCTTCGGCAAAAAGCTGGAAAAATTCGGCGCGGATCAGGGCGTGAAGGTGGTCGATAAATTCGGCGGCACGCTGCTGGTGCAATGCAAAGAATCCTTCGCGCAGGCCGCGAAAAAGCAGTTTTCCCCGGAATTGCGCAATGTCAGCCGCGAAACCTTCGTCCCCCTGCCCAACACCCGCCCGAAACTGCGCAAACCGCCGGCACCGTAAATGACGGCAAACGCCGCCATCATTGATTGGGCGCGGCAGGTGATCGGCGCGCCCAATGCCGCCGCAGAAACCGTCGTGGAAACGCCGTGGAGCCGCGTGCTGAAAATTTCGGCAGGCGGGAAAAATTATTACCTGAAACAGCCCGCAGCCGGATTGTTTATCGAGGCCGATATCATATCGACCTGCCGCAACCTGTGCGGCATCACCGCCATTCCCGAACTGGTGGCGCAGGACGATGACCTGCATTGTTTCCTGATGAGCGATTGCGGCGACAAGTCGCTGCGCACGATATTCGATGGCAGGCTGGATGCAGCGCTGATGGCGCAGGGCATCCGCGCTTATACAGATTTCCAGCGCGCAACCGCGCCGCATGTGGATGCGTTTATCGACGCGGGCGCGCCCGATTGGCGGATCGATATTATCCCGCGCCTGTATAGCGCGCTTGTGCATGACGACGGTTTCATGGCCGCGCACCAGCTGGACACCGCGCAAATCAAAAACGCGCGGGGTTATGCCGCCACCGTCGCCGCGTCCTGCGCCGCGCTTGCGTCATACAATATCCCCGAATGCCTGACGCATTCCGATATCCACGACAACAACATGATTTTGGGCGCGGATGGCCGCATCAGCATCATCGACCTTGGCGAAACGGCCATTGACCATCCGTTCCTGTCCCTCGCATGGCTGCTCCGCCGCACGGGTTTCCGCTATCCGCTGACACCCGGCAGCGCCGATTATAAAACGCTTTACGATGCGTGCTTTGATGGCTGGGGCGTTTCCGCAGACGATCTGGCGCAGGCACTCCACCACGCCGACACCCTCCTCCCCGCCTACGGCATCCTCTCCCACCTCCGCCTGATGCAATCCGCCGGCGACACTATCGACAATGTGCCGCGCATGAATGGCCGCGTGCGGGAGCTTTTCGCGCTTGTAACCCCTTGATTTTATTGAGCCGAAAAATTCCAATTTGCAAAACGTGATTTTGCAAGTGATTGAATTTCAATCATATTTTTTGAAGTGCTCTGTGCGCAAACGCATGGAAAACGCGTGGAAAAGCCGCCGGAAACCTAGTCGATATCCTCATACGCGACTTTTTTGCCTGTTTTCTCTTCATTCAGTTTCTGGGCAAGGCATGACTGCATGATTTCGTCCAGATCGCCGTCCAGAACGCCGCCGGTGTCGGAGGTTTGGAAACCGGTGCGCAAATCTTTCACCATCTGGTACGGCTGCAAAACATATGAGCGGATCTGGTGGCCGAAGGCGATGTCGGTTTTGGCGTCTTCGCGCTGCTGTTTTTCGGCGTCGCGCATCATCACTTCGCGTTCGTACAATTTCGCCTTCAGCATTTTCATCGCGGCCGCGCGGTTTTTGTGCTGCGAGCGTTCGTTCTGGCACGCGACCACGATGCCGGTCGGCATGTGCGTTAAACGGATCGCGGATTCAGTTTTGTTGACGTGCTGGCCGCCCGCGCCGCCGGAGCGGTAGGTATCGACGCGCAGATCTTTTTCCTCGATTTTAATGTCGATTTCTTCATCGACGACGGGCGTGACCGCGACCGAGCAGAAACTGGTATGGCGGCGCGCGTTTGAGTCATACGGCGAAATGCGGACAAGGCGATGCACGCCGGATTCCGATTTCAGCCAGCCATAGGCCGCTTCGCCCAGAATTTCGAGCGTTGCGGATTTGATGCCCGCGACCTCGCCGTCCTGGATATCCATCATCGACGCCTTCAGCCCGCGCTTTTCCGCCCAGCGCGTGTACATGCGCAGCACGATGCCGGCCCAGTCCTGCGCCTCGGTGCCGCCCGCGCCTGCGTTGATTTGCAGGTATGCGTCGTTGCCGTCCAGCTCGCCGGACAAAAGGCTGTCCATTTCGCGCTTGGCGACGTCCTGTTTGATCGAATAAAGGGATTTTTCCGCCTCGGCCACCATCGCCGCGTCGCCTTCCATCTCCGCCAGCTCGATCATTTCCAGCTGGTCGTTGAGGTTGGTTTCGATCGCGCGCACGGCGGTGATCTGCGTGTCGAGCCGTGTGCGCTCCCGCAATATCTTTTGCGCCCGGTCCTGGTTGGTCCAGAGTTCGGGGTCTTCCGCAAGCGCGTTCAGTTCA is part of the Alphaproteobacteria bacterium genome and encodes:
- the prfB gene encoding peptide chain release factor 2 (programmed frameshift) yields the protein MKNEVTTAVGEIKASLDLLRRHFDWDRSVHRLNELNALAEDPELWTNQDRAQKILRERTRLDTQITAVRAIETNLNDQLEMIELAEMEGDAAMVAEAEKSLYSIKQDVAKREMDSLLSGELDGNDAYLQINAGAGGTEAQDWAGIVLRMYTRWAEKRGLKASMMDIQDGEVAGIKSATLEILGEAAYGWLKSESGVHRLVRISPYDSNARRHTSFCSVAVTPVVDEEIDIKIEEKDLRVDTYRSGGAGGQHVNKTESAIRLTHMPTGIVVACQNERSQHKNRAAAMKMLKAKLYEREVMMRDAEKQQREDAKTDIAFGHQIRSYVLQPYQMVKDLRTGFQTSDTGGVLDGDLDEIMQSCLAQKLNEEKTGKKVAYEDID
- a CDS encoding phosphotransferase, with product MTANAAIIDWARQVIGAPNAAAETVVETPWSRVLKISAGGKNYYLKQPAAGLFIEADIISTCRNLCGITAIPELVAQDDDLHCFLMSDCGDKSLRTIFDGRLDAALMAQGIRAYTDFQRATAPHVDAFIDAGAPDWRIDIIPRLYSALVHDDGFMAAHQLDTAQIKNARGYAATVAASCAALASYNIPECLTHSDIHDNNMILGADGRISIIDLGETAIDHPFLSLAWLLRRTGFRYPLTPGSADYKTLYDACFDGWGVSADDLAQALHHADTLLPAYGILSHLRLMQSAGDTIDNVPRMNGRVRELFALVTP